One Malania oleifera isolate guangnan ecotype guangnan chromosome 10, ASM2987363v1, whole genome shotgun sequence genomic region harbors:
- the LOC131166725 gene encoding uncharacterized protein LOC131166725, with amino-acid sequence MTFNPLAIILKENKLVGPNYIEWKRNLNIVLIAEEYKYVLVKVCPQEPGEGTTEEETQAYRRWIKADEMARCYILASMSNVLQHQHQSVPSAYDIMQNLKEIFGDQNCAARQTVIKELMNTTMAEGTPVRDNVLKMIGLLNELEILGAEIDGETQVNIVLQSLPDICKQFFLNYNMNKLSYSLEELLKELQAAKGLIRKPTIAFVTEKGSSFRLKEAERFKNNRELLQ; translated from the coding sequence ATGACTTTCAATCCCCTTGCtattattctcaaagaaaacaaactggttggacctaattatattgaaTGGAAAAGGAACTTGAACATTGTACTGATTGCAGAGGAGTATAAGTATGTGCTTGTAAAGGTATGTCCACAGGAACCTGGTGAAGGGACAACCGAGGAGGAAACCCAGGCTTACCGGAGGTGGATTAAGGCTGATGAGATGGcgcggtgttacattttggcatctatgtcaAATGTTCTGCAACATCAGCATCAGTCTGTGCCTTCTGCCTATGATATAATGCAGAACCTCAAAGAAATATTTGGGGATCAAAATTGTGCTGCTAGGCAGACTGTTATTaaggaacttatgaatactactatGGCAGAAGGGACCCCAGTAAGGGATAATGTTTTGAAGATGATTGGTCTTCTTAATGAGCTAGAGATCCTTGGAGCTGAAATTGATGGGGAAACCCAGGTCAATATCGTTCTCCAATCGCTACCTGACATTTGCAAGCAGTTTTTCCTGAACTACAACATgaataagctctcttactcattggaagaactacttaaagagcttcaagcaGCTAAGGGCCTTATCAGGAAACCAACTATTGCTTTTGTGACTGAGAAAGGTTCTTCTTTTAGGCTGAAAGAAGCAGAAAGGTTCAAAAACAACAGGGAGCTCCTCCAGTAG
- the LOC131166228 gene encoding flap endonuclease GEN-like 1, producing MGVGGHFWDLLKPYARSEGFDFLRDKRIAVDLSFWIVQHETAVKAAARHPHLRLTFFRTINLFSKFGAFPVFVVDGTPSPLKSQARIARFLRASGVDLSSLPLAGEGVSVERNGAFMKCVQECVELLELLGMPVLKAKGEAEALCAQLNSEGHVDACITADSDAFLFGAKCVIKSLHPNCREPIECYHISDIEAGLGLKRKQLIAISLMVGVDHDLNGVQGIGLDTALRFVRNFDEDEILNRLHEIGHGDMLLFQDDINSASDFIPSSGVSSPRIKNPHCSLCGHPGSKKSHYKFACEHCKTNATEGCIRKPVGFRCACFSCDADRKEKELKKHENWRIKVCKKISMQHNFPNDEIIDMYLSSHHGYFCANDGPCLSWESPKMEMLVDFLAYHQLWEPSYIRQRMLPMLSTIFLREKASNPTKSLLIGQYEFDSILRVKIRFGHPFYLVKWKKAASTKGSISHTTFIQESDDIHCEEVMEINESVDLLDEPDGLQVHVDDGCWFLLTDENTELVRGAFPGEVKRFLDEKELKELKRRKKSVLSSDEAHGSSGSPKSRGVQLNITEFYRSTKASFQEKHGESIAENSANQGTWTSKEKRKASSPNVPKSVRRRLLFD from the exons ATGGGGGTGGGAGGCCACTTCTGGGACCTCCTTAAACCCTACGCTCGATCCGAAGGGTTCGACTTCCTTAGAGACAAACGGATAGCTGTCGATCTCTCCTTCTGGATCGTTCAGCACGAAACCGCCGTCAAAGCCGCTGCCCGCCACCCCCATCTCAGACTCACCTTCTTCCGCACCATTAACCTCTTCTCTAAG TTTGGGGCATTTCCCGTGTTTGTTGTGGACGGAACCCCGTCACCATTGAAGTCTCAGGCAAGGATTGCTCGGTTCTTGCGTGCTTCTGGTGTTGATTTGTCGAGTTTGCCGCTGGCGGGGGAGGGCGTTTCTGTGGAAAGGAATGGAGCGTTTATGAAATGTGTTCAAGAATGTGTG GAGCTGCTTGAACTTCTTGGAATGCCCGTACTGAAAGCAAAAGGTGAAGCTGAAGCCCTTTGCGCTCAATTAAATAGCGAAGGTCATGTAGATGCTTGCATCACAGCAGACAGTGATGCATTCCTCTTTGGGGCTAAATGTGTGATAAAAAGCCTCCATCCTAACTGCAGA GAACCAATTGAATGTTATCACATATCAGATATTGAAGCTGGTCTTGGGCTGAAGAGGAAACAGTTGATAGCTATCTCTCTTATGGTTGGAGTCGACCATGATTTAAATGGTGTGCAGGGGATTGGGCTTGATACAGCTCTTCGTTTTGTCCGGAATTTTGATGAAGACGAGATTTTGAATAG ATTACATGAAATAGGGCATGGGGATATGCTGCTCTTTCAGGATGATATAAATTCTGCATCTGATTTTATTCCCAGTTCAGGTGTGAGCTCACCGAGGATAAAAAATCCCCACTGCTCCCTCTGTGGGCATCCAGGCAGCAAGAAATCCCATTACAAGTTTGCTTGTGAGCATTGCAAGACTAATGCTACAGAAGGCTGCATCAGAAAACCTGTAGGGTTCAGATGTGCTTGCTTTTCCTGTGATGCG GACAGGAAAGAAAAGGAACTGAAGAAGCATGAAAATTGGCGGATCAAAGTTTGCAAAAAAATTTCCATGCAGCATAATTTCCCAAATGATGAGATCATTGACATGTATTTGAGCAGCCATCATGGTTATTTTTGTG CAAATGATGGCCCTTGTCTATCATGGGAAAGCCCAAAAATGGAAATGTTGGTTGATTTCTTAGCTTATCATCAGTTGTGGGAGCCATCTTATATTCGCCAGAGAATGCTCCCCATGTTGTCTACCATTTTCTTGAGAGAAAAGGCTTCAAATCCAACCAAATCTTTGTTAATTGGACAGTATGAGTTTGATTCAATTTTGCGTGTGAAGATAAGATTTGGACACCCGTTTTATTTGGTCAAGTGGAAGAAAGCTGCTTCCACAAAAGGCAGCATTTCCCATACAACATTTATTCAAGAATCTGATGATATCCATTGTGAAGAGGTTATGGAAATTAATGAATCTGTTGATCTATTGGATGAACCTGACGGCCTCCAGGTTCATGTTGATGATGGCTGCTGGTTTTTGCTGACTGATGAAAATACAGAGCTAGTTCGTGGTGCTTTCCCAGGAGAAGTAAAAAGATTTTTGGATGAAAAG GAACTGAAAGAACTGAAAAGAAGGAAGAAATCGGTTCTGAGTTCTGACGAGGCTCATGGAAGTTCAGGATCACCAAAATCTAGAGGGGTTCAGTTGAATATTACTGAATTTTACCGTTCAACCAAAGCAAGTTTTCAGGAAAAGCATGGAGAAAGTATAGCTGAGAATTCTGCCAATCAGGGTACCTGGACCTCCAAAGAAAAGAGGAAAGCATCAAGTCCGAACGTACCCAAGTCTGTTCGGCGTCGTCTTCTGTTTGACTAG